One stretch of Kogia breviceps isolate mKogBre1 chromosome 20, mKogBre1 haplotype 1, whole genome shotgun sequence DNA includes these proteins:
- the ERICH1 gene encoding glutamate-rich protein 1 isoform X3: protein MAALRRHVFVGKVLKKLYPEVPRGQEKRAPVSPACRNPPEKAAPERVKGRSVPPMTDQDLHGQPKRRRIRKHNSKKKFKNPSNIPVEQAELEKQQSILQEKLQPRHTDGPTISKNKKRKLKKKQQIKRKKAAGLLTGVSGVNFMYQPEETSSEQGDVRVSDGEDVADGEGGAPVAEDEGATDTGEEDLKSTNEKADGILNFLKSTQEIYFYDGVSKDSDSAVFMETSGELFKYLETHSMPSSDVFILDHMKTLLLSQDTERLKSALEVFPEHCRMPPDYARVISAFFNYWITHILPEKNSE from the exons ATGGCGGCGCTGCGGAGGCACG TGTTTGTTGGAAAAGTGCTGAAGAAACTGTATCCTGAGGTTCCACGTGGCCAAGAGAAGAGGGCCCCCGTGAGTCCAGCCTGCAGAAACCCACCTGAGAAAGCAGCTCCTGAGAGAGTGAAGGGCAGGAGCGTCCCGCCCATGACAG atcaGGATCTTCATGGTCAACCAAAGAGAAGAAGAATTAGAAAgcataattcaaagaaaaaatttaaaaatcccagtAACATTCCGGTGGAACAAGCAGAATTAGAGAAACAGCAGAGTATTTTGCAAGAAAAATTGCAGCCACGGCACACAGATGGCCCcacaataagcaaaaataaaaaaaggaaactgaaaaagaaacaacaaattaaaaggaagaaagcagcTGGCTTACTAACAGGAGTCTCTGGCGTCAACTTCATGTACCAGCCTGAGGAGACCAGCAGTGAGCAGGGCGACGTGAGAGTGAGTGATGGAGAGGACGTCGCagacggggagggaggggccccgGTTGCCGAGGACGAAGGAGCCACCGACACCGGGGAGGAAGACCTTAAAAGTACCAATGAAAAGGCAGATGGTATCCTGAACTTTTTGAAGTCAAcacaagaaatttatttttatgacg GTGTCTCCAAGGATTCAGACTCGGCTGTCTTCATGGAGACCAGTGGAGAGCTATTTAAATATCTTGAAACTCACAGCATGCCCTCCTCAGATGTGTTCATTCTGGATCACATGAAAACGCTGTTACTTTCGCAAGATACTGAAAGATTGAAGAGTGCCCTGGAAGTGTTCCCGGAACATTGCAGGATGCCACCCG ACTATGCCCGAGTAATCTCAGCTTTCTTTAATTACTGGATCACACATATCCTTCCTGAGAAAAACAGTGAATAA
- the ERICH1 gene encoding glutamate-rich protein 1 isoform X2: MAALRRHVFVGKVLKKLYPEVPRGQEKRAPVSPACRNPPEKAAPERVKGRSVPPMTGGDTRVQPARRPYTVGLPPEGWVPPPPEAPSCSSPESSSSGQDAGDQDLHGQPKRRRIRKHNSKKKFKNPSNIPVEQAELEKQQSILQEKLQPRHTDGPTISKNKKRKLKKKQQIKRKKAAGLLTGVSGVNFMYQPEETSSEQGDVRVSDGEDVADGEGGAPVAEDEGATDTGEEDLKSTNEKADGILNFLKSTQEIYFYDGVSKDSDSAVFMETSGELFKYLETHSMPSSDVFILDHMKTLLLSQDTERLKSALEVFPEHCRMPPACQGLLRGRV; encoded by the exons ATGGCGGCGCTGCGGAGGCACG TGTTTGTTGGAAAAGTGCTGAAGAAACTGTATCCTGAGGTTCCACGTGGCCAAGAGAAGAGGGCCCCCGTGAGTCCAGCCTGCAGAAACCCACCTGAGAAAGCAGCTCCTGAGAGAGTGAAGGGCAGGAGCGTCCCGCCCATGACAG GTGGTGACACTCGGGTCCAGCCTGCGCGACGGCCCTACACCGTGGGCCTGCCTCCTGAGGGGTGGGTCCCCCCTCCGCCGGAGGCCCCCAGCTGCTCGAGTCCCGAGAGCTCCTCCAGCGGCCAGGATGCGGGAG atcaGGATCTTCATGGTCAACCAAAGAGAAGAAGAATTAGAAAgcataattcaaagaaaaaatttaaaaatcccagtAACATTCCGGTGGAACAAGCAGAATTAGAGAAACAGCAGAGTATTTTGCAAGAAAAATTGCAGCCACGGCACACAGATGGCCCcacaataagcaaaaataaaaaaaggaaactgaaaaagaaacaacaaattaaaaggaagaaagcagcTGGCTTACTAACAGGAGTCTCTGGCGTCAACTTCATGTACCAGCCTGAGGAGACCAGCAGTGAGCAGGGCGACGTGAGAGTGAGTGATGGAGAGGACGTCGCagacggggagggaggggccccgGTTGCCGAGGACGAAGGAGCCACCGACACCGGGGAGGAAGACCTTAAAAGTACCAATGAAAAGGCAGATGGTATCCTGAACTTTTTGAAGTCAAcacaagaaatttatttttatgacg GTGTCTCCAAGGATTCAGACTCGGCTGTCTTCATGGAGACCAGTGGAGAGCTATTTAAATATCTTGAAACTCACAGCATGCCCTCCTCAGATGTGTTCATTCTGGATCACATGAAAACGCTGTTACTTTCGCAAGATACTGAAAGATTGAAGAGTGCCCTGGAAGTGTTCCCGGAACATTGCAGGATGCCACCCG
- the ERICH1 gene encoding glutamate-rich protein 1 isoform X1, with protein MAALRRHVFVGKVLKKLYPEVPRGQEKRAPVSPACRNPPEKAAPERVKGRSVPPMTGGDTRVQPARRPYTVGLPPEGWVPPPPEAPSCSSPESSSSGQDAGDQDLHGQPKRRRIRKHNSKKKFKNPSNIPVEQAELEKQQSILQEKLQPRHTDGPTISKNKKRKLKKKQQIKRKKAAGLLTGVSGVNFMYQPEETSSEQGDVRVSDGEDVADGEGGAPVAEDEGATDTGEEDLKSTNEKADGILNFLKSTQEIYFYDGVSKDSDSAVFMETSGELFKYLETHSMPSSDVFILDHMKTLLLSQDTERLKSALEVFPEHCRMPPDYARVISAFFNYWITHILPEKNSE; from the exons ATGGCGGCGCTGCGGAGGCACG TGTTTGTTGGAAAAGTGCTGAAGAAACTGTATCCTGAGGTTCCACGTGGCCAAGAGAAGAGGGCCCCCGTGAGTCCAGCCTGCAGAAACCCACCTGAGAAAGCAGCTCCTGAGAGAGTGAAGGGCAGGAGCGTCCCGCCCATGACAG GTGGTGACACTCGGGTCCAGCCTGCGCGACGGCCCTACACCGTGGGCCTGCCTCCTGAGGGGTGGGTCCCCCCTCCGCCGGAGGCCCCCAGCTGCTCGAGTCCCGAGAGCTCCTCCAGCGGCCAGGATGCGGGAG atcaGGATCTTCATGGTCAACCAAAGAGAAGAAGAATTAGAAAgcataattcaaagaaaaaatttaaaaatcccagtAACATTCCGGTGGAACAAGCAGAATTAGAGAAACAGCAGAGTATTTTGCAAGAAAAATTGCAGCCACGGCACACAGATGGCCCcacaataagcaaaaataaaaaaaggaaactgaaaaagaaacaacaaattaaaaggaagaaagcagcTGGCTTACTAACAGGAGTCTCTGGCGTCAACTTCATGTACCAGCCTGAGGAGACCAGCAGTGAGCAGGGCGACGTGAGAGTGAGTGATGGAGAGGACGTCGCagacggggagggaggggccccgGTTGCCGAGGACGAAGGAGCCACCGACACCGGGGAGGAAGACCTTAAAAGTACCAATGAAAAGGCAGATGGTATCCTGAACTTTTTGAAGTCAAcacaagaaatttatttttatgacg GTGTCTCCAAGGATTCAGACTCGGCTGTCTTCATGGAGACCAGTGGAGAGCTATTTAAATATCTTGAAACTCACAGCATGCCCTCCTCAGATGTGTTCATTCTGGATCACATGAAAACGCTGTTACTTTCGCAAGATACTGAAAGATTGAAGAGTGCCCTGGAAGTGTTCCCGGAACATTGCAGGATGCCACCCG ACTATGCCCGAGTAATCTCAGCTTTCTTTAATTACTGGATCACACATATCCTTCCTGAGAAAAACAGTGAATAA